One segment of Acidimicrobiales bacterium DNA contains the following:
- a CDS encoding sortase, translating into MQGWRALGAVGRALMRLGVLVLLFVAFQLWGTGLLTDRAQDELARDFDAQLEQAQSVTTLPPGTSAPGTAPVDLPVPEPGQAIGRVVIPTVDVDFVFVQGVELRYLRDGPGHFPQTPLPGQPGNAALAGHRTTYAAPFHRLDEVAPGDEVTVETVQGTFTYRVDAHEAGDGEPIGHFIVAPSAVEILDQDGTNRLTLMACHPKYSARQRIVVTATLVSEPAPPTPRPDATLDDAVTVDAAADPLAGGDPSAWPLAIAWSLAAIVAWFLTWLAGRLLRDRQGGWAWGLPPYVIGVPVVAVLLFMAFQDIARLLPAAY; encoded by the coding sequence GTGCAGGGATGGCGCGCGCTGGGCGCAGTCGGGCGGGCGCTCATGCGGCTCGGGGTCCTCGTCCTGTTGTTCGTGGCGTTCCAGCTCTGGGGAACCGGGCTGCTCACCGACCGGGCCCAGGACGAGCTGGCCCGCGACTTCGACGCCCAGCTCGAGCAGGCCCAGAGCGTCACCACCCTGCCTCCGGGGACGAGCGCGCCCGGCACGGCCCCGGTCGACCTCCCCGTCCCCGAGCCGGGTCAGGCCATCGGCCGCGTCGTCATCCCCACCGTCGACGTGGACTTCGTGTTCGTCCAGGGGGTGGAGCTGCGGTACCTGCGCGACGGCCCCGGCCACTTCCCCCAGACCCCGCTGCCGGGCCAGCCGGGGAACGCCGCCCTGGCCGGACACCGCACCACCTACGCGGCCCCGTTCCACCGCTTGGACGAGGTGGCGCCGGGTGACGAGGTCACGGTGGAGACGGTGCAGGGCACCTTCACCTATCGGGTCGACGCCCACGAGGCCGGGGACGGTGAGCCGATCGGGCACTTCATCGTGGCGCCCTCGGCCGTGGAGATCCTCGACCAGGACGGGACGAACCGGCTGACCCTCATGGCCTGCCATCCGAAGTACAGCGCCCGCCAGCGGATCGTCGTCACGGCGACCCTCGTGTCGGAGCCGGCCCCCCCGACGCCGCGGCCCGACGCCACGCTCGACGACGCCGTGACCGTCGACGCCGCCGCCGACCCGCTGGCCGGGGGCGACCCGAGCGCCTGGCCCCTCGCCATCGCCTGGTCGCTCGCCGCGATCGTGGCCTGGTTCCTCACCTGGCTGGCCGGTCGCCTCCTCCGGGACCGCCAGGGCGGCTGGGCGTGGGGACTGCCGCCCTACGTCATCGGGGTGCCCGTCGTGGCCGTGCTGCTCTTCATGGCCTTCCAGGACATCGCCCGGCTCCTCCCGGCGGCCTACTGA
- a CDS encoding enoyl-CoA hydratase: protein MIGIDHGDVVSVVTLDRPERRNAVDHDALRALERALDEVPDTTRVLVVTGAGGHFCAGADLSDVEDRDFVATLSRVLRGLRDAPFPTLAVVDGFALGAGTQLAMACDLRSATAAARFGVPAAKLGLMVDQWTVRRLVALVGQSAARELLLSADPVTGERAHVLGFVQRLGSLDDGLAWADGVASLAPLTLAAMKVALNEADPDVEVTPTFAEAFDRAWASDDLAEGLRAFGEKRAPRFGGR from the coding sequence ATGATCGGCATCGACCACGGTGACGTCGTGTCCGTGGTGACCCTCGACCGTCCCGAGCGACGCAACGCCGTCGACCACGACGCCCTCCGGGCGCTCGAGCGGGCCCTCGACGAGGTGCCCGACACGACCCGGGTGCTCGTGGTCACCGGCGCCGGCGGCCATTTCTGCGCCGGGGCCGACCTGAGCGACGTCGAGGACCGCGACTTCGTGGCGACCCTCAGCCGCGTGCTGCGCGGCCTGCGCGACGCCCCCTTCCCCACGCTGGCCGTCGTCGACGGCTTCGCCCTGGGGGCGGGCACGCAGCTGGCGATGGCCTGCGACCTGCGCTCCGCCACCGCCGCCGCACGGTTCGGGGTGCCGGCGGCGAAGCTCGGGTTGATGGTCGACCAGTGGACGGTGCGCCGTCTCGTCGCCCTGGTCGGCCAGTCGGCGGCGCGTGAGCTGCTGTTGAGCGCCGATCCGGTGACCGGCGAGCGCGCCCATGTCCTCGGGTTCGTCCAGCGCCTCGGCAGCCTCGACGACGGCCTGGCGTGGGCCGACGGCGTCGCCTCGCTGGCTCCGCTCACCCTCGCCGCGATGAAGGTGGCGCTGAACGAGGCCGACCCCGACGTCGAGGTCACGCCCACCTTCGCCGAGGCGTTCGACCGGGCGTGGGCCTCTGATGACCTCGCCGAGGGTCTGCGGGCCTTCGGCGAGAAGCGCGCCCCCCGCTTCGGGGGTCGCTGA
- a CDS encoding septum formation family protein, producing MAPGLLTPVLVGLFLAGCTGGSATVATTTTAPTTTVPPGATASTQLPLGEGRELFVYNPEPGQCFDLRATETGERLALRADATRVGDGEVVVLLDCTLPHQYEVTAVLDVPFVTGRPGDDELTTIARRLCPNSHAAYVGLPYERSELEMGWILPTPEEWDRGRTVLACLVFDPDGPTTGTAQGSAR from the coding sequence GTGGCCCCCGGGCTCCTCACCCCGGTCCTCGTCGGCCTCTTCCTCGCCGGGTGCACCGGGGGGTCGGCGACGGTCGCCACCACCACGACCGCGCCCACGACGACGGTGCCCCCCGGGGCGACGGCCAGCACCCAGCTCCCGCTCGGCGAGGGTCGGGAGCTGTTCGTCTACAACCCCGAGCCCGGGCAGTGCTTCGACCTCCGCGCGACCGAGACCGGGGAACGCCTGGCGCTCCGGGCCGACGCCACCCGTGTCGGCGACGGGGAAGTGGTCGTGCTCCTCGACTGCACCCTGCCGCACCAGTACGAGGTGACCGCCGTGCTCGACGTGCCCTTCGTGACCGGCCGGCCCGGCGACGACGAGCTGACCACCATCGCCAGACGGCTGTGCCCGAACAGCCACGCCGCCTACGTCGGTCTGCCCTACGAGCGCTCCGAGCTCGAGATGGGGTGGATCCTGCCGACGCCGGAGGAGTGGGACCGCGGCCGGACCGTCCTGGCCTGCCTGGTGTTCGATCCCGACGGCCCGACGACGGGAACGGCACAGGGGAGCGCCCGCTAG